The proteins below come from a single Accipiter gentilis chromosome W, bAccGen1.1, whole genome shotgun sequence genomic window:
- the LOC126035344 gene encoding endogenous retrovirus group K member 5 Gag polyprotein-like, which produces MLQAFPVIASNGQKKWEVFDWKVIEKLRNAVSQYGIKSVLTHQILQFIFSADSLIPQDIKQLAQLILTPARMLVFFWQWEKLCDREQATSRQQTDPLWGVTTQMPMGTGPFASGNAQLQCVTEVHHLSQILAYQAFLTIPDNMYSHAFTQVKQENTIYDHPDMNEGMKENMFKILAFENATEKTRKALCNLPKNADIVDMIEYTDRSVDSQKVAYAATALQGATKKHEASKTLLVKCSNCGNRGHIRSKCTVTANSKCCNKCKKDNHTTKNTGRRETLHRPRRPLARQHECKGLELPALRQPRNHQIRHRRKLRSGCGNRS; this is translated from the coding sequence atgctccaagcattcccagttattgcatcaaatggacagaaaaaatgggaggtgtttgactggaaggtcattgagaaattaaggaatgctgtgagtcagtacggaatcaaatctgtgttaactcaccaaatactgcaattcattttttctgctgattcgctgatacctcaagatattaaacagctagcacagttgattttgacacccgcccgaatgttagtgtttttctggcagtgggagaagctctgtgatagggaacaagcaacatcacgacaacaaacagatcccctatggggagtaaccacgcagatgccgatgggtactggacccttcgcatcagggaacgctcagttacaatgtgtcactgaggttcatcatctatcacagatcttggcgtatcaagcttttcttaccataccagacaatatgtacagccatgcttttacccaggtgaaacaggagaatacaatttatgaccaccctgacatgaacgagggcatgaaagaaaacatgttcaaaatactcgcttttgaaaatgctactgaaaagacacgcaaagcattgtgtaatttgccgaaaaatgcagacatcgttgatatgatagaatacacagatcgatcagtggactcacagaaagtagcctatgctgccacagctctccaaggagctacaaagaaacacgaggccagtaagacactcttggtcaagtgttctaactgtggcaatcgtggacacattaggagcaaatgtacagttactgctaacagtaagtgctgcaacaagtgtaagaaagataaccataccaccaagaatacaggaagaagggaaactttacaccgaccgcgaaggcccctcgcgcggcaacacgaatgcaaggggcttgagctgccagccctcaggcagcctcgcaaccaccagatccgccaccgcaggaagctccggagtggatgtggaaaccgcagttaa